The following proteins come from a genomic window of Metarhizium brunneum chromosome 2, complete sequence:
- the nirA_1 gene encoding Nitrogen assimilation transcription factor nirA — MTRTAWRLKSSRLSDDRSVLGYTISYSLSMDPTREYPDASFSGLIATALHSPRQYGWSGVSGASYPGRQLGNTFIKHQAEFIPRRWQDWSTDQCDGTKPTCSRCNARQIPCVYNTGDDGRGTAQKSYVRLLQGRIALLEKILWLHSIDIHASTAQLMQQNLVPATITSLAASGSTAALDELWDTFEGTLTLDESQNFDQDGEARYFGPASGRLDFKPLNDVPRDLPTEYSPPCAEVQILGHQSSVNGELEAHLLEQYFIWEQPWLQVVDEALFRESRENNGRYFTPLLLNCILASGSRLSDRVEVRSDPNDPNTAGRIFLETAEVLLHFDLKRPTITTIQSLAVLGTVYHAFGQDAAGWLHSGIANRLVLDMGLNLDPGSLVASGRMTAEEAQLRRQVYWSLYCVDKLAAAYTGRVCSMLDLQGAVGMPTMPTHTGPDNRRHALYSVDPRILVSLHTDLIKLCEILEKILLNLYSPRKLLLASQRRSFFDSCLLWLKHWLYGLCTDLKPLHGGVPNQFPQAYTLCMVYHTAIILLARPYVQTRAFEDSASLEPDALAIKAQDVLLEAARSISSLGDQYRKVFGSFRRSPITATHANLSAALALFNPQGVDRPRARCNPSDDARIKSCLQTLEELSVAWTPPRKYLSSVLKMMQGDSAGQQKGAKTSDTLADHLDGDLYPTSEASQVTNLMQPADVVWSGQVTDAMSLPLWLSATVGDPSLGEFSTAAEGIPLRDGSDDIGEQFKDWLEPPFPWDLFSS, encoded by the exons AGCAACCGCCTTGCATTCACCACGTCAGTATGGCTGGTCCGGCGTCTCCGGCGCCTCCTACCCAGGGCGGCAGCTCGGAAACACCTTCATCAAACACCAAGCGGAATTCATCCCCCGGCGCTGGCAAGACTGGTCTACGGACCAA TGTGACGGCACAAAGCCAACTTGCTCTCGATGCAATGCCCGTCAAATACCATGTGTCTACAACACCGGGGATGACGGCCGTGGAACCGCCCAAAAGTCCTATGTGCGTCTCCTGCAGGGTCGGATTGCTCTCCTGGAAAAGATCCTGTGGCTGCACTCGATCGATATCCACGCGTCTACGGCTCAGCTGATGCAGCAGAATCTTGTGCCGGCCACCATCacctccttggcggccagTGGCTCAACTGCCGCCTTGGACGAGCTCTGGGACACGTTTGAAGGTACATTGACGCTTGATGAGTCGCAAAACTTTGACCAGGACGGAGAGGCACGTTATTTCGGCCCAGCCAGCGGTAGACTTGACTTCAAGCCGCTCAATG ACGTGCCTCGGGACTTGCCCACAGAGTACTCGCCACCATGTGCAGAGGTCCAGATTTTGGGTCATCAAAGCAGCGTCAATGGAGAGCTTGAAGCACATCTCCTAGAACAATATTTCATCTGGGAACAGCCATGGTTGCaggttgttgatgaggccTTGTTTCGCGAAAGCAGAGAGAACAATGGGCGATACTTTACACCTCTGTTGTTGAACTGCATCCTCGCCAGTGGTTCCCGCCTCTCGGACCGTGTAGAGGTTCGCTCTGATCCCAACGACCCCAATACAGCGGGTCGCATCTTCCTCGAGACGGCCGAAGTCCTTCTCCATTTCGACCTGAAGCGGCCGACTATCACAACTATTCAGTCGCTGGCCGTGTTGGGCACCGTCTACCAT GCTTTCGGACAAGATGCTGCAGGGTGGCTGCATTCAGGCATAGCAAACCGGCTCGTTTTAGATATGGGACTTAATCTTGATCCAGGCTCGTTGGTTGCCTCGGGCCGCATGACGGCAGAAGAGGCCCAACTCCGGAGGCAAGTCTACTGGTCGTTGTATTGCGTGGACAAGCTGGCGGCTGCCTACACAGGACGTGTCTGTAGCATGCTT GACTTGCAGGGTGCAGTCgggatgccgacgatgccaaccCACACTGGGCCGGACAATCGTCGGCATGCGCTGTATTCTGTCGACCCAAGAATTCTCGTCTCGCTTCATACAGACTTGATTAAATTGTGTGAGATTCTTGAAAAAATCTTGTTGAACCT GTATTCTCCTAGGAAGCTGTTGCTTGCCAGCCAGCGAAGGAGCTTCTTCGACTCGTGCCTCCTTTGGTTAAAGCACTGGCTATACGGCCTGTGCACAGATCTGAAGCCTCTTCACGGCGGAGTACCAAATCAGTTCCCCCAAGCGTACACCCTGTGTATGGTGTACCACACAGCCATTATCCTTCTCGCGCGGCCCTATGTGCAGACTCGAGCGTTTGAGGATTCCGCGAGCTTGGAGCCTGATGCTCTAGCTATAAAGGCACAAGATGTTCTCCTAGAGGCTGCAAGGAGTATATCGTCTCTGGGGGATCAATATCGCAAAGTATTTGGTAGTTTTCGGAGAAGCCCGATTACGGCAACGCATGCCAACCTCTCTGCGGCGTTGGCGCTGTTCAACCCCCAAGGTGTTGACCGACCCAGGGCTCGATGTAATCCGTCTGATGATGCAAGGATCAAATCCTGCCTTCAGACATTGGAAGAGCTTTCGGTTGCATGGACACCTCCACGCAAATATCTCTCCAGCGTGTTAAAGATGATGCAAGGTGACTCTGCGGGTCAACAAAAAGGGGCTAAAACTTCTGATACTTTGGCGGATCACCTCGATGGGGATTTGTATCCCACTTCTGAAGCAAGCCAAGTGACCAATTTGATGCAGCCGGCCGATGTAGTGTGGTCTGGACAAGTAACTGACGCAATGAGCTTGCCGTTGTGGCTGTCAGCAACCGTGGGCGACCCAAGTTTGGGAGAGTTTTCGACAGCGGCAGAGGGAATTCCCCTCCGAGATGGAAGCGATGACATAGGGGAACAGTTTAAGGATTGGCTTGAACCGCCGTTTCCATGGGACTTGTTTTCTAGCTGA